In a genomic window of Candidatus Cloacimonadota bacterium:
- a CDS encoding MaoC family dehydratase: MKKLQNNYGKYFEDFHIGDFYSHYPAKAITESDNNLFCLLTMNHHPVHLDKEYAAKQIHRKILVVGTYILSLAVGMSVRDISGKAIANLDYEKVNHVAPVFIGDTIRAETEILSIRESRTKPDQGIIFVETKAYNQKEELVLSLKRHILVPKKKSK, encoded by the coding sequence ATGAAAAAATTGCAAAATAATTACGGAAAATATTTTGAGGATTTCCACATAGGGGATTTTTACAGCCATTATCCCGCAAAAGCAATTACGGAGAGCGACAATAATCTTTTCTGTCTTCTCACGATGAATCACCATCCTGTTCACCTTGATAAAGAATACGCTGCCAAACAAATCCATCGGAAAATATTGGTCGTTGGAACTTATATTCTTAGTCTTGCGGTGGGGATGAGTGTCCGAGATATTAGCGGAAAAGCAATTGCAAACTTGGATTATGAAAAAGTTAATCATGTTGCTCCGGTTTTTATCGGAGACACGATTCGAGCGGAAACAGAAATTTTAAGCATCAGAGAATCACGCACAAAACCTGATCAGGGAATAATTTTTGTCGAAACAAAAGCATACAATCAAAAAGAGGAATTGGTTTTAAGTTTGAAACGCCATATCCTTGTTCCCAAAAAAAAATCGAAATGA
- a CDS encoding CoA ester lyase, giving the protein MNKTKYLLRSLLFVPGNLPDLIVKAAKTKADALILDLEDSVADADKELARQKIKKIVDSGVLNNKQVFVRLNDIDSGLMEQEVYDLLHENLLGFLVPKIYDDEGIEYFCGLLNQAEMEKGFPKNKFKMIPLIETTSAVLNLMKICLASSRIIAIAFGSEDYLADLQGFHNEPEKAFQFPREMIANSARATGIIPIDTLNIDVHNLDKLRRKLQLTKILGFEGSLLLHPKEIELANKYYSPYPEEVKRAKRIIELSEETSRNNKPVKVVNGIFVGPPLVRKAKQLLEKHEFIRKIEGK; this is encoded by the coding sequence ATGAATAAAACAAAATATCTCCTAAGAAGTTTGCTTTTTGTACCTGGAAATCTGCCGGACTTGATTGTTAAAGCAGCAAAAACAAAAGCGGATGCACTCATCCTGGACTTAGAAGACTCCGTTGCAGACGCCGATAAAGAACTTGCCAGACAGAAAATAAAAAAAATTGTTGATTCAGGAGTTTTGAACAATAAACAGGTTTTCGTTCGTTTGAATGATATTGATAGCGGTTTGATGGAGCAGGAAGTTTATGATTTGCTGCATGAAAATCTACTCGGTTTTCTCGTCCCCAAAATTTATGATGATGAGGGAATTGAATATTTTTGCGGTCTTCTAAATCAAGCAGAAATGGAAAAAGGATTCCCCAAAAATAAATTTAAAATGATTCCACTGATAGAAACCACTTCAGCTGTTCTGAATTTAATGAAAATTTGTCTGGCTTCATCCAGAATAATTGCCATCGCTTTCGGGAGTGAAGATTATCTCGCAGATTTACAAGGTTTCCATAACGAACCTGAAAAAGCTTTCCAATTTCCTAGAGAGATGATCGCAAATTCAGCTCGGGCAACTGGAATTATTCCAATTGATACGCTGAATATTGATGTTCATAATTTGGATAAATTAAGGAGGAAATTGCAGCTCACGAAAATTCTTGGATTTGAAGGCTCACTTCTTCTGCATCCCAAAGAAATTGAGCTGGCAAATAAATATTACTCACCCTATCCCGAAGAAGTGAAAAGAGCAAAACGAATCATAGAATTATCCGAAGAAACAAGCAGGAACAATAAACCTGTGAAGGTAGTAAACGGGATTTTTGTTGGACCGCCACTTGTGCGTAAAGCAAAACAACTTTTGGAAAAACATGAGTTTATCCGAAAAATTGAGGGGAAGTAA
- a CDS encoding transposase: protein MNKYNPNIHHRRSIRLKGYDYSQAGLYFITICIKNRECLFGQIANGEIIRNDAGQMVENEWLKLPKRFNNIELHEYTVMPNHFHAILEIAVGATLVVAQNETVAQNDMIDATEKGQPQEKGQPQEKGQPQEKGQPQGIAHTGKTVGDMVGAFESITTVEYIRGVKNKNWQRFDGKLWQRNYWEHIIRNENEYNRITQYIIDNPLKWEKDKLNDGDGNIVMETNAEYNSEIWMI, encoded by the coding sequence ATGAACAAATATAATCCAAATATTCATCATCGCAGGTCTATCCGATTAAAAGGATACGATTATTCGCAGGCAGGATTGTATTTTATTACCATTTGCATAAAAAATCGTGAATGTTTATTTGGTCAAATTGCCAATGGTGAAATTATACGAAATGATGCAGGGCAAATGGTTGAAAACGAATGGTTAAAATTACCAAAACGATTTAATAATATTGAATTACACGAATACACCGTAATGCCAAATCATTTCCACGCAATATTGGAAATCGCCGTAGGGGCGACCCTTGTGGTCGCCCAAAATGAAACGGTCGCCCAAAATGATATGATTGACGCAACCGAAAAAGGGCAACCACAAGAAAAAGGGCAACCACAAGAAAAAGGGCAACCACAAGAAAAAGGGCAACCACAAGGGATTGCCCATACGGGTAAAACCGTTGGTGATATGGTTGGGGCGTTTGAATCAATTACCACCGTTGAATATATTCGTGGGGTTAAAAATAAAAATTGGCAACGGTTTGATGGCAAATTATGGCAACGGAATTATTGGGAACACATTATCCGTAATGAAAATGAATATAACCGAATTACACAATATATTATTGATAATCCCCTAAAATGGGAAAAGGATAAATTAAATGATGGTGATGGAAATATTGTTATGGAAACAAATGCAGAATATAATTCAGAAATTTGGATGATTTAA